A DNA window from Arachis hypogaea cultivar Tifrunner chromosome 18, arahy.Tifrunner.gnm2.J5K5, whole genome shotgun sequence contains the following coding sequences:
- the LOC112771509 gene encoding vesicle-associated protein 4-2, translated as MAVESEKSGSDGKGWSFCRMPFWQTTHAPSSSSSSSSTSYMHNVHQQNQGLQSLDRSTQNQSSGMVSSVAKSLLPTRRRLRLDPPNKLYFPYEPGKQVRSAIAIKNTSKSHVAFKFQTTAPKSCYMRPPGGILAPGESIIATVFKFVEPPENNEKLLDQKSRVKFKIMSLKVKGEMDYVPELFEEQRDQVAVEQILRVIFLDPERPSPALDKLKRQLAEAEAALEARKKPPEETGPRLAGEGLVIDEWKERRERYLARQQVEGVVDSV; from the exons ATGGCTGTGGAGAGTGAGAAATCAGGGTCTGATGGTAAAGGTTGGAGCTTTTGTAGAATGCCGTTTTGGCAAACAACGCATgcaccttcttcatcttcttcttcttcctcaacatCTTATATGCACAATGTTCATCAGCAAAACCAGGGTCTTCAATCTCTTGATAGATCCACCCAGAATCAGTCTTCAGGAATGGTTTCTTCTGTGGCAAAGTCTCTGCTTCCTACAAGGAGGAGGCTCCGTCTTGATCCTCCCAACAAACTCTACTTTCCTT ATGAACCTGGCAAGCAAGTTAGGAGTGCAATCGCGATTAAAAACACTAGCAAGTCTCATGTAGCTTTCAAG TTTCAAACAACTGCACCGAAAAGTTGTTATATGCGGCCTCCAGGTGGTATTCTTGCACCTGGAGAAAGCATTATTGCCACTG TGTTTAAGTTTGTCGAGCCACCAGAGAACAATGAGAAACTACTTGACCAAAAAAGCAGGGTTAAGTTCAAAATCATGAGCCTCAAAGTGAAGGGAGAAATGGACTATGTACCAGAGCTG TTTGAGGAGCAAAGAGATCAAGTGGCTGTAGAGCAAATTCTGCGGGTCATCTTCCTCGACCCGGAACGCCCTAGCCCT GCTTTGGATAAGCTTAAACGGCAGTTGGCCGAGGCTGAGGCTGCACTGGAAGCTCGGAAGAAACCCCCGGAGGAGACAGGTCCTCGACTCGCCGGGGAAGGTCTAGTTATTGATGAATGG aaagaaagaagagaacgaTACTTGGCTCGGCAGCAGGTCGAAGGTGTCGTGGATTCAGTGTAA